One window from the genome of Bacillus rossius redtenbacheri isolate Brsri chromosome 12, Brsri_v3, whole genome shotgun sequence encodes:
- the LOC134537918 gene encoding uncharacterized protein LOC134537918 has translation MRMLHIVLVLLQLGSSRQHRPLPEGAVGVVAGAHFEPIPQVTLYTSSVPVNFKVAWPMQLDDIQDSIKEITSCPSNSSSEWCVIFKELKHSLIYTDMLINKVNEAAGDDVLDFQSQVRERRGLNFIGEFFHWCCDIAVNSQLNNLFLNEQQMSEHINKMESQILNTHEALANMSNTIFVINEGMTGILKRVQSKFTNLSDYLKDLRETMVTKFSGMVQDIGHSFQFQVLLASQLAKQAHTFTRLEILDQCRSNKIPAIVVTPAQLKEKLNMLNEILNRDGYALSISVSEVQKYFNLPICKCQVHKENLYLQIKVPIVKLNSNWRLFQFVAVPFQWKNSTCHLDHAPNFLAVDGDHLITIQGRNLLDCRPFEDKLCFVPRFSGDTLGSALCPKALFQGITVENLSTTCAFRCHSGNQLMITQAGPERYFLTNPSGKLDLQCMKHNNESLFLGSGDILGAVDIEVPCDCRLYLNQELKINELYPCDALTKSKFQLVHVIPAAWTKLRKLKIFPHPTSTHTVFPSLMDCLDENWPTLIPHLNFSLTKFETPLDPIHLREPENVPRFVMKNLQSIALSIVSSVLLFIIIKNPYLVGIGTLPRVSALDNVTTLGIEISVTVITILVIVGMFLVLLLEYLRNRKPLSMSVEISTTVENAVPSTSGKVELKDILARDNGCVAKLSSETGEELKVTISICDDQ, from the coding sequence ATGAGGATGCTACACATCGTCCTGGTGCTCCTGCAGCTGGGAAGCAGCAGACAACATCGACCGCTACCTGAAGGAGCAGTGGGGGTGGTTGCGGGAGCGCATTTCGAGCCGATACCTCAGGTAACATTGTACACTTCATCGGTACCAGTAAATTTTAAGGTTGCTTGGCCAATGCAATTAGATGACATTCAGGATAGTATCAAAGAAATCACTTCTTgtccctccaatagttcaagtgaatggtgtgttattttcaaagaattaaaacataGCTTAATTTATACTGACATGCTAATTAATAAGGTAAACGAAGCAGCAGGGGATGACGTATTGGATTTTCAGTCTCAAGTTCGGGAAAGACGAGGGTTAAATTTCATTGGAGAGTTTTTTCATTGGTGTTGTGACATTGCCGTCAATAGTCAATTGAATAATCTTTTCCTAAATGAACAACAAATGTCAGAACACATAAACAAgatggaatcacaaattttaaacactcatgaggcactggcaaatatgagcaacactatttttgttataaacgagggaatgaccggaattctaaaaagagtacaatcaaaattcacaaatttgtcTGATTACTTAAAAGACCTCCGAGAGACTATGGTGACTAAGTTTTCAGGAATGGTTCAAGACATAGGACATTCATTCCAGTTTCAGGTACTGTTGGCCTCTCAATTAGCCAAACAAGCGCATACATTTACAAGACTAGAGATTCTGGACCAGTGCCGGTCAaataaaatacctgccattgtagttacaccagctcaattgaaagagaaattaaatatgctaaatgaaaTTCTTAATAGGGATGGTTATGCGTTGTCCATAAGTGTATCAgaagttcagaaatattttaatttacccatTTGTAAATGTCAAGTCCACAAGGAAAATTTATACCTTCAAATTAAAGTACCAATTGTTAAACTAAATTCCAATTGGAGATTGTTTCAGTTCGTCGCAGTCCCATTTCAGTGGAAGAACTCAACTTGTCATTTGGATCATGCTCCGAATTTTCTGGCAGTGGATGGAGACCATCTAATCactattcagggtagaaatttattagattgtagaccatttgaagataaattgtgttttgttcccAGGTTCTCCGGAGATACCCTAGGTAGTGCTTTGTGTCCAAAGGCTCTTTTTCAGGGGATTACCGTTGAAAATCTTAGTACCACATGTGCGTTTCGATGCCATTCCGGAAACCAACTGATGATCACCCAGGCTGGACCAGAGCGGTACTTCCTAACAAACCCGTCAGGAAAATTAGACTTGCAATGCatgaaacataacaatgaatctttatttttaggaagtggagacatcctcggagctgtagatatagaagtaccgtgtgattgtcgtttgtatttaaaccaagaacttaaaattaacgagttgtatccatgtgatgcgttaacaaaatctaaatttcaattggtacatgtaataccagctgcttggacgaagttacgtaaattgaaaattttccctcatcctacgtcaacacatacagtttttccatccttaatggattgtttagatgaaaattggccaactctaataccacatttaaatttttctttgacaaagtttgaaacccctttagacccgattcatttaagagaaccagaaaacgtaccaagatttgtaatgaaaaacttacagagtattgcgctttccattgtaagtagtgtattattatttattattattaaaaatccatatctagtaggtattggaacgctaccaagagtatccgccttggacaatgttactacccttggcatagaaataagtgtaactgtaattactatattggtaatagttggaatgtttttagttctgttattagaatatctgagaaatcggaaacccctcagtatgtctgtagaaatctcgactacagtagaaaatgctgttccttctaccagtggaaaggtagaattaaaagacatactagccagagataatggttgtgtagctaagttatccagtgaaactggggaggaattgaaagtaaccatttccatttgtgatgatcagtag